From a region of the Brassica napus cultivar Da-Ae unplaced genomic scaffold, Da-Ae ScsIHWf_238;HRSCAF=405, whole genome shotgun sequence genome:
- the BNAANNG01500D gene encoding S-protein homolog 24 encodes MTNSSKTKLTYIFWFAITIMVIITLICSEGYKIPITGPLMKVEIKNNNTYILDVHCKSADDDIGSRALKNGESYRWQFYVNFFNSTLYFCEFHQGKVTKGVFDIYDALRDFKRCTRCTWMAETDGLYGFSEKKPPPAAVFYKWLK; translated from the coding sequence ATGACAAACTCATCGAAGACAAAGCTcacatatattttttggtttgcTATAACCATAATGGTGATAATAACATTGATATGTTCAGAAGGTTATAAAATTCCCATTACAGGACCACTAATGAAAGTCGAAATTAAgaataataatacatatattcttGATGTGCATTGTAAATCAGCAGATGATGACATAGGGTCGCGTGCTCTTAAGAACGGTGAATCATATCGTTGGcagttttatgttaatttttttaatagtacaCTATACTTTTGTGAATTTCATCAAGGCAAAGTAACAAAAGGTGTGTTCGACATTTACGATGCGCTTAGAGATTTTAAAAGATGTACTCGATGTACATGGATGGCAGAGACTGATGGTCTATACGGATTTAGTGAGAAGAAACCACCACCAGCCGCAGTGTTCTATAAATGGTTAAAGTag